The following are encoded together in the Variovorax sp. PBS-H4 genome:
- a CDS encoding monovalent cation:proton antiporter family protein, translating to MSSFDLTLMYLLAAVIGVVACRFLRLPPMLGYLGAGVLIGPHALSLAQDADGIRHLGEFGVVFLMFVIGLEFSLPKLRAMRKHVFGLGLLQVMLTMAIATLGGLLMASWLPPAWRLGWQTALALSGALTMSSTAIVVKLMAERLELESEHGKRVMGVLLFQDLAVVPLLVLIPALGAPPEALLKALGIAWLKASFLVGVLLYGGPRVMRWWLTLVARRRSEELFMLNLLLVTLGLAWLTELAGLSLALGAFIAGMLVSETEFKHQVETDIRPFHDLLLGLFFISIGMSLDWHIVVERWALVGVLLILPLAFKLVLVTVLARLLGATAGVSLRTGLYLAQAGEFGFVLLNLAQGRDLLPAWLANPVLASMVLSMLATPFIVMYSDRIVRRLVASDWLQQSLQMTSIARKTINTAQHVIICGYGRCGQNLARMLEREGIPYLALDLDPDRVHQAAAAGDSVVFGDAARLQALMAAGLARASAVVVTYLDTPGALKVLANTRAHAPQVPVIVRTKDDRELEKLQAAGATEVVPEAIEASLMLASHALALVGVPMRRVIRVVQDQRDARYNLLRGYFHGADDDNADELDHERLNTFTLTADARAVGRPLDQPALQGVGVRVASLRRRNGKAEPVSDEVMLADGDTLVLSGKPDALAIAIEQLQKG from the coding sequence ATGTCCTCTTTCGATCTCACGCTGATGTATCTGCTCGCCGCAGTGATCGGCGTGGTGGCCTGCCGCTTCCTTCGGCTGCCGCCCATGCTGGGCTACCTGGGAGCGGGCGTGCTCATCGGGCCGCACGCGCTGTCGCTGGCACAGGACGCGGACGGCATCCGGCACCTAGGCGAATTCGGCGTCGTCTTCCTGATGTTCGTGATCGGGCTGGAGTTCAGCCTGCCCAAGCTGCGTGCCATGCGCAAGCACGTGTTCGGCCTGGGATTGCTGCAGGTCATGCTGACCATGGCGATCGCGACTCTCGGCGGCCTGCTGATGGCTTCCTGGCTTCCGCCCGCCTGGCGCCTGGGCTGGCAGACGGCGCTGGCGCTCTCAGGCGCGCTCACCATGAGCAGCACCGCCATTGTCGTAAAGCTGATGGCCGAACGCCTGGAGCTCGAGAGCGAACACGGCAAGCGTGTGATGGGCGTGCTGCTCTTCCAGGATCTGGCCGTGGTGCCGCTGCTGGTGCTCATCCCGGCACTGGGCGCGCCGCCAGAGGCGCTGCTGAAAGCCCTCGGCATCGCCTGGCTCAAAGCCAGCTTTCTGGTCGGCGTGTTGCTCTATGGAGGACCGCGGGTGATGCGCTGGTGGTTGACCCTGGTCGCACGCCGTCGCAGCGAGGAGCTCTTCATGCTCAACCTGCTGCTGGTCACGCTGGGCCTGGCCTGGCTGACCGAGCTCGCGGGGTTGAGCTTGGCGCTGGGTGCATTCATCGCGGGCATGCTGGTCTCGGAGACCGAATTCAAGCACCAGGTCGAAACCGACATCCGCCCCTTCCACGATCTGCTGCTGGGGCTCTTCTTCATCTCGATCGGGATGTCGCTCGACTGGCACATCGTGGTCGAGCGCTGGGCACTGGTAGGCGTCCTGCTGATTCTGCCGCTGGCCTTCAAGCTGGTGCTTGTGACGGTGCTGGCGCGGCTGCTCGGGGCAACGGCCGGCGTGTCGCTGCGCACAGGCCTGTACCTGGCGCAGGCGGGGGAGTTCGGCTTCGTGCTGCTCAACCTGGCGCAGGGCAGGGACCTGCTGCCGGCGTGGCTGGCGAATCCGGTGCTCGCCTCGATGGTGCTGTCGATGCTCGCGACGCCCTTCATAGTGATGTACAGCGACCGCATTGTGCGCAGGCTGGTGGCCAGCGATTGGCTGCAGCAGTCGCTGCAAATGACCTCGATCGCGCGCAAGACCATCAACACTGCCCAGCACGTGATCATCTGCGGCTACGGGCGCTGCGGTCAAAACCTCGCACGCATGCTGGAGCGCGAGGGCATTCCCTATCTCGCGCTGGACCTCGATCCCGACCGCGTGCACCAGGCCGCCGCAGCCGGCGACTCCGTGGTGTTCGGCGATGCGGCGCGGCTGCAGGCCCTGATGGCGGCCGGCCTGGCACGGGCTAGCGCGGTGGTGGTGACCTACCTCGACACCCCCGGCGCGCTGAAGGTGTTGGCCAACACGCGGGCGCACGCGCCGCAGGTGCCCGTGATCGTGCGCACCAAAGACGATCGCGAACTGGAGAAGCTGCAGGCCGCCGGCGCCACCGAGGTGGTGCCGGAAGCGATCGAGGCCTCGCTGATGCTGGCCAGCCACGCGCTGGCGCTGGTCGGCGTGCCGATGCGGCGGGTGATCCGCGTGGTGCAGGACCAGCGGGATGCCCGCTACAACTTGCTGCGCGGCTACTTCCATGGCGCTGACGATGACAACGCCGATGAGCTCGACCATGAGCGCCTCAACACCTTCACCCTCACGGCCGACGCTCGCGCCGTGGGACGGCCGCTCGATCAGCCGGCGTTGCAGGGGGTGGGCGTGCGGGTGGCGAGCCTGCGCCGGCGCAACGGCAAGGCGGAACCGGTGAGCGATGAAGTCATGCTGGCTGACGGCGACACGCTGGTCCTGTCGGGCAAGCCTGACGCACTCGCCATTGCCATCGAGCAGTTGCAGAAGGGCTGA